In Pseudoxanthomonas indica, the following are encoded in one genomic region:
- the rfbA gene encoding glucose-1-phosphate thymidylyltransferase RfbA has translation MSTRKGIILAGGSGTRLYPITQAISKQLLPVYDKPMIYYPLSVLMQAGIREVLIINTPHEQALFRNLLGDGSQWGMRIDYAVQPSPDGLAQAYLIGRDFVAGQPSCLVLGDNIFHGHGFGDILRRANAREHGATVFGYWVRDPGRYGVAEFDSSGRVIGIEEKPEHPRSNYAVTGLYFYDGRASDYAAELKPSARGELEITDLNRRYLQDGDLHLEPLGRGYAWLDTGTYQSLLEAATFIETIEARQGLRVCCPEEIAYDNRWIDAEQLQRLAAPLTKNGYGEYLLSLLQRGAVP, from the coding sequence ATGAGCACGCGCAAGGGCATCATTCTGGCAGGCGGCTCCGGCACGCGGCTGTATCCGATCACCCAGGCCATCAGCAAGCAATTGCTGCCGGTCTACGACAAGCCGATGATCTACTACCCGCTCAGCGTGCTGATGCAGGCAGGCATCCGCGAAGTCCTGATCATCAATACCCCGCACGAGCAGGCGCTGTTCCGCAACCTGCTGGGCGATGGGTCGCAGTGGGGCATGCGCATCGACTATGCCGTGCAGCCCAGCCCGGATGGCCTGGCGCAGGCCTATCTGATTGGCCGCGATTTCGTCGCCGGGCAACCCAGCTGCCTGGTGCTGGGCGACAACATCTTCCACGGCCATGGCTTTGGCGACATCCTGCGGCGCGCCAACGCGCGCGAGCACGGCGCCACCGTGTTCGGTTACTGGGTGCGTGACCCGGGTCGTTACGGCGTCGCCGAATTCGACAGCTCCGGGCGCGTGATCGGCATCGAAGAAAAGCCGGAGCATCCACGTTCCAACTACGCGGTGACGGGCCTGTATTTCTACGATGGCCGTGCCAGCGATTACGCTGCCGAACTGAAACCCTCCGCACGCGGCGAGCTGGAGATCACCGATCTCAACCGCCGTTACCTGCAGGACGGCGACCTGCACCTGGAGCCACTCGGACGCGGCTATGCGTGGCTGGACACCGGCACCTACCAGTCCTTGCTGGAAGCCGCCACGTTCATTGAAACCATCGAGGCGCGCCAGGGCTTGCGCGTGTGCTGCCCCGAGGAAATCGCCTATGACAATCGCTGGATCGATGCCGAGCAGTTGCAGCGGCTGGCCGCACCGCTGACCAAGAACGGTTACGGTGAATATCTGTTGTCGCTGCTGCAGCGGGGCGCTGTGCCGTGA
- the rfbB gene encoding dTDP-glucose 4,6-dehydratase, with protein MATWLVTGGAGFIGGNFVLRAVAAGGRVVTLDALTYAGNRDTLASLEGHPDHLFVQGDIGDRPLVAELLTRHRPQAVLNFAAETHVDRSIDGPAAFIQTNVVGTLALLEATRDHWRALPEPERSAFRFLHVSTDEVYGSLGDTGSFSETTAYAPNSPYAASKAASDHLVRAFHHTYGLPTLTTNCSNNYGPYHFPEKLIPLVIQRALANQDLPVYGDGGQVRDWLYVEDHCDALRVVLAQGRVGQTYNVGGNAERRNIEVVHAICDLLDQKQPRADGRSYREQIAFVADRPGHDRRYAIDADKLRSELGWQPRHDFEQGIARTVDWYLHNQAWVSRALDGSYRLERIGAAAPHPGSKA; from the coding sequence TCACGCTCGACGCGCTGACCTACGCCGGCAACCGTGACACGCTGGCGTCGCTGGAAGGGCATCCGGATCACCTGTTCGTGCAGGGCGACATCGGCGATCGCCCTCTGGTGGCGGAACTGCTGACCCGGCATCGCCCGCAGGCCGTGCTCAATTTTGCCGCCGAGACCCACGTCGATCGTTCCATCGACGGGCCCGCTGCCTTCATCCAGACCAACGTGGTCGGCACGCTGGCGCTGCTGGAAGCCACCCGCGATCATTGGCGCGCACTGCCCGAGCCGGAGCGCAGCGCGTTTCGCTTTCTGCACGTGTCCACCGACGAGGTCTACGGCTCACTTGGTGACACGGGCAGCTTCAGCGAGACCACCGCTTACGCGCCCAACTCGCCGTATGCCGCGTCCAAGGCCGCTTCGGATCATCTGGTCCGCGCCTTCCACCATACCTACGGCCTGCCGACGCTTACGACCAACTGCTCGAACAACTACGGGCCGTACCATTTCCCGGAAAAACTCATCCCGCTGGTGATCCAGCGCGCCCTGGCGAACCAGGACCTGCCGGTATACGGCGATGGCGGCCAGGTGCGCGACTGGTTGTATGTGGAAGACCATTGCGACGCCTTGCGCGTCGTACTGGCACAGGGGCGGGTGGGGCAGACCTACAACGTGGGTGGCAATGCCGAACGCCGCAACATCGAGGTGGTGCACGCGATCTGCGATCTGCTGGATCAGAAGCAGCCGCGCGCCGATGGTCGTTCGTACCGCGAGCAGATCGCCTTTGTCGCCGATCGCCCGGGCCATGACCGCCGCTACGCGATTGACGCGGACAAGCTGCGCTCGGAACTGGGCTGGCAGCCGCGCCACGATTTCGAACAGGGCATCGCGCGGACGGTGGACTGGTATCTGCACAACCAGGCGTGGGTAAGCCGCGCGCTGGACGGAAGCTACCGGCTCGAGCGCATCGGCGCCGCCGCCCCGCACCCAGGAAGCAAGGCATGA